Proteins encoded together in one Bacteroides zoogleoformans window:
- the mscL gene encoding large-conductance mechanosensitive channel protein MscL has translation MGKSSFLQDFKAFAMKGNVIDMAVGVIIGGAFGKIVSSIVADVIMPPIGLLVGGVNFTDLKWVMKPAEMVNGEEVAAVTLNYGNFLQVTFDFLIIAFSIFLFIKLIGKLTEKKKKEDVPAAPTAPSKEEVLLAEIRDLLKDKK, from the coding sequence ATGGGAAAAAGTTCATTTTTGCAAGATTTTAAGGCCTTTGCCATGAAGGGGAATGTAATAGACATGGCTGTCGGTGTAATTATTGGTGGGGCATTCGGGAAGATTGTTTCTTCTATAGTGGCCGATGTGATTATGCCTCCTATCGGCTTACTGGTAGGTGGTGTTAATTTTACCGATTTGAAGTGGGTGATGAAACCTGCCGAGATGGTGAATGGAGAAGAAGTTGCTGCAGTGACTCTGAATTATGGCAACTTTTTGCAGGTGACCTTCGACTTTCTGATTATTGCTTTCTCTATCTTCTTGTTTATAAAATTGATTGGCAAGTTGACAGAAAAAAAGAAGAAAGAAGACGTTCCGGCCGCTCCGACTGCACCGTCTAAAGAAGAAGTGTTGCTGGCGGAGATTCGTGACTTGCTGAAGGATAAAAAATAA
- the gap gene encoding type I glyceraldehyde-3-phosphate dehydrogenase — protein MVKVGINGFGRIGRFVFRAAQKRNDIQIVGINDLCPVDYLAYMLKYDTMHGQFDGTIEADVENSQLIVNGKAIRITAEKNPADLKWNEVDAEYVVESTGLFLTKEKAQAHIEAGAKYVVMSAPSKDDTPMFVCGVNEKTYVKGTQFVSNASCTTNCLAPIAKVLNDKWGITDGLMTTVHSTTATQKTVDGPSMKDWRGGRAASGNIIPSSTGAAKAVGKVIPSLNGKLTGMSMRVPTLDVSVVDLTVNLAKPATYAEICAAMKEASEGELKGILGYTEDAVVSSDFLGDVRTSIFDAKAGIALTDTFVKVVSWYDNEIGYSNKVLDLIAHMASVNC, from the coding sequence ATGGTTAAAGTAGGTATTAATGGATTCGGACGCATCGGACGTTTCGTATTCCGCGCTGCACAGAAAAGAAACGATATTCAAATCGTTGGTATTAACGACCTTTGCCCGGTAGATTACTTGGCTTACATGCTGAAGTACGACACCATGCACGGACAGTTCGACGGAACTATCGAAGCCGACGTAGAAAATAGCCAGCTGATTGTAAACGGCAAAGCTATCCGTATTACGGCAGAAAAGAATCCGGCAGATTTGAAATGGAATGAAGTAGATGCAGAATATGTGGTAGAGTCCACCGGTTTGTTCCTGACGAAAGAAAAAGCCCAGGCTCACATCGAGGCCGGCGCAAAATATGTTGTAATGTCTGCTCCCTCCAAGGACGACACTCCGATGTTTGTTTGCGGTGTTAACGAGAAGACTTACGTTAAGGGCACTCAATTCGTATCTAACGCTTCTTGTACCACCAACTGCTTGGCTCCTATCGCCAAAGTATTGAACGACAAATGGGGCATCACAGACGGTTTGATGACCACCGTTCACTCTACAACCGCTACTCAGAAGACGGTTGACGGTCCTTCCATGAAAGACTGGAGAGGTGGCCGCGCTGCTTCAGGCAACATCATCCCCTCTTCTACCGGTGCCGCCAAAGCTGTAGGTAAAGTGATTCCTTCACTGAACGGCAAATTGACAGGTATGTCAATGCGCGTTCCGACTTTGGATGTATCTGTAGTTGACCTGACCGTAAACTTGGCCAAGCCCGCTACTTACGCTGAAATCTGCGCCGCCATGAAGGAAGCTTCCGAAGGCGAATTGAAGGGTATTCTGGGCTACACTGAAGACGCGGTTGTTTCTTCCGACTTCTTGGGTGACGTTCGCACTTCTATCTTCGACGCTAAAGCAGGTATAGCTTTGACTGATACTTTCGTTAAGGTTGTATCTTGGTATGATAACGAAATAGGTTATTCCAACAAGGTGCTCGACCTGATTGCTCACATGGCATCGGTTAACTGCTAA
- a CDS encoding M3 family metallopeptidase: MNNISSQNPFFETYSTLHGVVPFDKIKTEDYEPAIQEGIRRQNAEIESIITNPESPTFANTIAAYEKSGEMLQRVSSVFSNLLGAETNDELQELAKTIMPLMSEHANNISLNARLFARIKTVHEQQDKENLNPEQQKLLEEIYNGFVRNGSNLKGEAKEKYRALSKELSLLTLRFSENNLKETNAYRLVITDQSQLAGLPGSAIEAAKETAKEKSVDGWAFTLQAPSYGPFMMYADNRELRRELYMAYNTKCTHDNAFNNLEIVKKLANVRMEIARLLGFDNFAEYNLQERMAQNSDAVYKLLNQLLDAYTPTAQQEHAEVQALARQEQGKDFTLMPWDWAYYSHKLKDRKFNIDDEMLRPYFELSKVKEGVFGLATRLYGITFKKTPDIPVYHKDVDAYEVFDKNGKFLAVFYTDFHPRAGKRSGAWMTSYKGQRIDKNSGENSRPHVSVVMNFTKPTPDKPALLTFDEVETFLHEFGHSLHGMFANSTYESLSGTNVYWDFVELPSQIMENYAVEKDFLHTFARHYQTGELMPDELIQRITDSANFNAAYACLRQVSFGLLDMAWYTRNTPFEGDVKTYEKKAWEKAQILPTVEEACMSAQFSHIFAGGYSAGYYSYKWAEVLDADAFSLFKQKGIFSQEVADSFRENILSKGGTEHPMTLYKRFRGQEPTIDALLIRNGIKK; this comes from the coding sequence ATGAACAACATATCGTCTCAAAACCCTTTTTTTGAAACATACTCCACATTACACGGAGTTGTTCCTTTTGACAAGATTAAGACGGAAGACTACGAACCTGCGATACAGGAAGGCATTCGCAGGCAAAATGCAGAAATAGAATCCATTATCACAAATCCCGAAAGTCCGACTTTTGCCAACACCATAGCGGCTTACGAGAAATCGGGCGAAATGCTTCAACGTGTCAGTTCCGTATTCAGCAATCTGCTTGGCGCAGAGACCAATGACGAACTGCAAGAACTTGCCAAGACAATCATGCCGCTGATGAGCGAGCATGCCAACAACATCAGCTTGAACGCACGGTTATTTGCGCGCATCAAGACCGTTCATGAGCAACAAGACAAAGAAAACTTGAATCCTGAACAGCAGAAACTGCTGGAAGAAATTTACAACGGCTTTGTGCGCAACGGCTCAAACCTGAAAGGGGAAGCCAAAGAGAAATACCGTGCCTTGTCCAAAGAACTCAGCCTGCTGACATTGCGGTTCAGTGAGAACAACCTGAAAGAAACGAATGCCTACCGACTTGTCATTACCGACCAATCACAGTTGGCCGGACTGCCCGGAAGCGCAATAGAAGCAGCGAAAGAAACTGCGAAAGAAAAATCTGTCGATGGTTGGGCATTTACTCTACAGGCTCCAAGCTACGGTCCTTTCATGATGTATGCTGACAACCGGGAATTACGTCGCGAGCTTTATATGGCATATAATACAAAATGCACTCACGACAATGCTTTCAATAATCTGGAAATAGTGAAGAAACTGGCCAATGTCCGTATGGAGATTGCCCGTCTGTTGGGTTTCGATAATTTTGCGGAATACAATCTGCAAGAGCGCATGGCACAAAACAGCGATGCTGTGTACAAACTGCTTAATCAATTGCTGGATGCATATACACCCACAGCCCAACAAGAACATGCAGAGGTGCAGGCACTGGCACGCCAAGAACAAGGAAAAGATTTTACGCTGATGCCGTGGGACTGGGCCTACTATTCTCATAAGCTGAAAGACCGGAAATTCAATATCGACGATGAAATGCTCCGTCCCTACTTCGAACTGAGCAAGGTTAAGGAGGGCGTATTCGGTTTGGCCACTCGCTTGTATGGCATCACTTTCAAGAAGACTCCGGACATTCCCGTCTATCACAAAGATGTGGACGCTTACGAAGTATTCGACAAGAACGGCAAATTTCTTGCCGTATTCTATACGGACTTCCACCCCAGAGCAGGAAAGCGTTCGGGCGCATGGATGACAAGCTATAAGGGACAACGGATAGATAAAAACAGCGGGGAGAACAGCCGCCCGCACGTATCCGTGGTGATGAACTTCACCAAACCGACACCAGATAAACCGGCTCTGCTCACTTTCGATGAAGTAGAAACATTCTTGCACGAGTTCGGACACAGCCTGCATGGGATGTTTGCCAATTCCACCTATGAAAGTTTAAGCGGAACCAACGTTTATTGGGATTTTGTGGAACTTCCTTCGCAAATCATGGAAAACTACGCCGTCGAGAAAGATTTTCTGCACACCTTTGCCCGACACTATCAAACAGGAGAATTGATGCCCGACGAATTGATACAGCGCATTACAGACTCTGCGAACTTCAACGCCGCCTATGCCTGCTTGAGACAAGTCAGCTTCGGATTGCTTGACATGGCGTGGTACACACGCAACACTCCGTTTGAGGGTGATGTGAAAACATATGAAAAGAAGGCTTGGGAAAAGGCACAAATTCTTCCTACAGTTGAAGAAGCTTGCATGAGTGCACAATTCTCCCACATCTTTGCCGGAGGATACTCTGCGGGATATTATAGCTACAAATGGGCGGAGGT